A region of Mammaliicoccus sp. Dog046 DNA encodes the following proteins:
- the ytvI gene encoding sporulation integral membrane protein YtvI: MKKWINKRNISITIIIILAILFIYFILPISIPLITAMIIALAFNPLVNKLEVKIKSRKWSVTLIYTALISITGLAIFLFLTKLYDQIALFIEDLPKKINKLIKIIEQYNDKMKAVLPDEMAVTINKELQNVVVSMRDSISNYISVQNITEIVSSLPGFIISLVVFLVALFLFMLEVPNIHRFIKKHLYPKTYRESFKIYKQINHSIVGMLSATVVLSFITWVFTYLGLLIIGVDSAFVISLFIWLVDLLPIVGATGLTIPWAIYAYIVGDATLGIQLIILSIVLLIQRKILEPKIFGTGVGLSPLPTLISMFIGLKLLGFLGFFIGPLFLIVIKTILDSGLIKTDFKI; this comes from the coding sequence ATGAAAAAATGGATAAACAAACGAAATATTAGCATCACGATTATCATAATATTAGCGATTCTTTTTATTTATTTCATTTTGCCAATATCAATTCCTTTAATTACGGCAATGATTATTGCGCTCGCCTTTAATCCATTAGTTAATAAATTAGAAGTAAAAATCAAAAGTCGAAAATGGAGTGTAACATTAATTTATACTGCATTAATTTCCATTACAGGGCTAGCTATCTTTTTATTTTTAACAAAATTATATGATCAGATTGCTTTATTTATCGAAGATTTACCGAAAAAAATCAATAAACTCATCAAAATCATCGAACAATACAATGATAAGATGAAAGCCGTATTACCAGATGAAATGGCAGTAACGATAAATAAAGAATTACAAAACGTAGTCGTCTCTATGAGAGACTCCATTTCTAATTATATTAGTGTCCAAAATATAACGGAAATTGTATCATCCCTACCCGGCTTTATTATCAGTCTTGTAGTATTTTTAGTTGCACTCTTCTTATTTATGTTAGAAGTGCCGAATATCCATCGTTTCATAAAAAAACACCTATATCCTAAAACTTATCGAGAATCTTTTAAAATATATAAACAAATCAATCATTCTATTGTTGGTATGCTTTCAGCAACCGTTGTATTAAGTTTTATTACATGGGTATTCACTTATTTAGGGTTGCTTATCATTGGTGTTGATTCGGCATTTGTCATCAGTTTATTCATCTGGTTAGTTGATTTACTACCGATTGTAGGTGCTACAGGATTAACCATACCTTGGGCTATTTATGCATATATTGTCGGCGACGCAACTTTAGGTATTCAACTGATTATTTTATCCATTGTATTATTAATTCAAAGAAAAATATTAGAACCTAAAATATTTGGAACGGGGGTTGGTTTATCCCCGCTTCCTACATTAATTTCTATGTTTATCGGCTTAAAATTACTTGGATTTCTAGGATTCTTTATCGGACCTTTGTTTTTAATTGTTATTAAGACAATTCTAGACTCTGGTTTAATCAAGACTGACTTTAAAATTTAA
- a CDS encoding DUF420 domain-containing protein, producing MNLPILPTISTTFIVLSAILVAIGWYFITQRKIETHKKFMLSAAVAAVVFFTIYASRTVFIGNTSFGGPDNIKIYYTVFLIFHITLATTGAILGIYTIYLGLKNQLDRHRKFGPVTSIIWFFTAITGVAVYLLLYVFYHGGETTSMIKAILGH from the coding sequence ATGAATTTACCAATTTTACCGACAATTAGTACAACGTTTATTGTTTTAAGTGCAATCTTAGTTGCTATAGGGTGGTACTTTATTACACAAAGAAAAATAGAAACACATAAAAAATTCATGTTGTCAGCAGCAGTGGCGGCAGTTGTATTCTTTACGATTTATGCAAGCCGAACTGTGTTCATTGGTAACACGTCATTTGGTGGACCAGATAACATAAAAATATATTATACTGTTTTTCTTATTTTCCATATTACGCTTGCTACTACAGGCGCAATTTTAGGGATTTACACAATTTATTTAGGGTTAAAAAATCAATTAGACCGACACCGTAAATTTGGACCAGTCACATCAATTATTTGGTTCTTTACAGCTATTACGGGCGTTGCTGTGTATTTATTATTATATGTGTTTTATCATGGTGGAGAGACAACATCAATGATCAAAGCAATCTTAGGACATTAA
- the ctaG gene encoding cytochrome c oxidase assembly factor CtaG → MGNLTSISIFGFWANWTPFFFVGVLCVITLYFLICGKWYKDIPGGRPLKKGEAIVFVILMLVIYLLEGGPVNILSHIIFSFHMLQMAVLFLIVVPLLFYAIPEYIIKYVEELPVVKQVVQLFTKPILAIILFNGLFSIYHIPLVLDTLKQDAVLHDLYTIILFISAWFMWHPIFNRHISEEEHMSSIKKILYIFFIGVLLTPSCGLIIFSGTAMYDTYTSGQAWLGAMTLCVPPDTLNSVVQGSGISGPEYFTNFTPLEDQQTGGVIMKVMQEIVFGIYLYIIFMNWFRYERKNESQITEDSLKKLQEQKALYNQFR, encoded by the coding sequence ATGGGAAACTTAACCTCGATATCAATTTTTGGTTTTTGGGCAAATTGGACACCTTTCTTCTTTGTAGGTGTGTTATGCGTAATTACTTTATATTTCTTAATTTGTGGAAAGTGGTATAAAGACATACCCGGTGGCAGACCTTTAAAAAAAGGTGAGGCAATCGTTTTTGTCATACTTATGCTTGTGATTTACCTTTTAGAAGGTGGTCCAGTCAATATTTTGTCTCATATTATATTCAGTTTTCATATGTTACAGATGGCGGTACTATTTCTTATTGTCGTACCATTGCTATTCTACGCGATACCAGAATATATCATTAAGTATGTAGAGGAATTACCGGTTGTTAAACAAGTAGTTCAGTTATTTACAAAACCAATTTTAGCGATTATTCTATTTAATGGATTATTTTCGATTTATCATATTCCATTAGTATTGGATACTTTAAAACAAGATGCTGTATTACATGATTTATACACGATCATTTTATTTATCAGTGCATGGTTCATGTGGCATCCAATATTTAATCGACATATTTCTGAAGAAGAACATATGTCTAGTATTAAGAAGATTTTATATATTTTCTTTATTGGTGTTTTATTAACACCATCGTGTGGATTGATTATCTTTAGTGGAACGGCGATGTATGATACGTATACATCTGGCCAAGCATGGTTAGGAGCTATGACGCTATGTGTACCACCAGATACATTAAACTCTGTTGTGCAAGGCTCAGGTATTTCTGGACCAGAATACTTCACTAACTTTACACCATTAGAAGATCAACAAACTGGTGGCGTGATTATGAAGGTGATGCAAGAAATCGTATTTGGTATTTATCTCTATATCATATTTATGAATTGGTTTAGATATGAACGTAAAAATGAAAGCCAAATTACAGAAGATAGTTTGAAAAAGTTACAAGAACAAAAAGCATTATATAATCAATTTAGATAG
- a CDS encoding cytochrome C oxidase subunit IV family protein, producing MSEQINHDAQALKAYKRRKSTKEMRLQVTNFAIMIFVTFIAFALVAAELPKEFVIPVILGLAVLQVILQFYYFMHMKTEKHGISKLFMITGVFFGLSFIVTFIYIVWLGDPLFVKTK from the coding sequence ATGAGCGAACAAATCAATCATGACGCACAAGCGCTAAAAGCATATAAGAGACGTAAAAGCACTAAAGAGATGCGTTTACAAGTAACTAACTTTGCAATTATGATTTTTGTTACATTTATTGCTTTCGCATTAGTAGCTGCAGAATTACCGAAAGAATTTGTTATACCTGTAATTTTAGGATTAGCAGTATTACAAGTTATCTTGCAGTTCTACTATTTCATGCATATGAAAACGGAGAAACATGGTATTTCTAAATTATTTATGATTACTGGCGTTTTCTTTGGTTTATCATTTATCGTAACCTTTATATATATTGTATGGTTAGGTGACCCATTATTTGTGAAAACAAAATAA
- a CDS encoding cytochrome c oxidase subunit 3: protein MSQEEVKFTADNWPDHPETASLEGKNKLVGFWVFLGGEVALFASLFATYLALKDAVPSESHILAKDLFHLPLAFVMTMLLLTSSLTSVYALYHLRNFNAKGLFIWIGITILLGLGFLGLEIYEFVEYVHQGHTFRSSAFGSAFYFLVGTHGFHVLIGLVWLTLLLFRNKSRGLNIYNAHKFNTAALYWHFIDVVWVFIFTVVYLMGALG, encoded by the coding sequence ATGTCACAAGAAGAAGTTAAATTTACTGCTGACAATTGGCCAGATCATCCGGAAACGGCATCGTTAGAAGGTAAGAATAAATTAGTTGGTTTTTGGGTATTCCTTGGTGGTGAAGTTGCTTTATTCGCATCATTATTCGCAACTTATTTAGCATTGAAAGATGCTGTACCAAGTGAATCACATATATTAGCTAAAGACTTATTTCATTTACCATTAGCGTTTGTAATGACAATGTTATTACTGACATCATCGTTAACGAGTGTTTATGCTTTATATCATTTACGTAACTTTAATGCCAAAGGATTATTTATTTGGATTGGTATTACAATCTTATTAGGATTAGGTTTCCTAGGATTAGAAATTTATGAATTTGTTGAATATGTTCATCAAGGTCATACTTTCCGTTCAAGTGCATTTGGTAGTGCGTTCTACTTCTTAGTAGGTACACATGGTTTCCACGTATTGATCGGTTTAGTTTGGTTAACATTACTTCTTTTCCGAAATAAATCTAGAGGATTAAATATTTATAATGCACATAAATTTAATACTGCTGCTTTATACTGGCACTTCATTGACGTTGTATGGGTGTTCATATTTACAGTAGTATATTTGATGGGAGCGTTAGGATAA
- the ctaD gene encoding cytochrome c oxidase subunit I — MSTQSKKGFGATVWDFLTTVDHKKIAILYLIAGGLFFAVGGIEAMLIRIQLAVPENDFVTAGLFNEIITMHGTTMIFLAAMPLLFGYMNAVVPLQIGARDVAFPFLNALGFWLFFFGGIFLNLSWFLGGAPNAGWTSYASLSLESAGHGINFYALGLQISGAGTLIAGINFVATIVNMRAPGMTYMRMPLMTWTTFVASTLIVFAFPPLTIGLFLLIFDRMFGTSFFVASQGGNTIIWEHLFWIFGHPEVYILVLPAFGIFSEIIPVFSRKRLFGYSAMVFATVLIGFLGFMVWAHHMFTVGLGPVANAIFAVATMAIAVPTGVKIFNWLLTVWGGSVEFTTPMLYSLFFIPSFVMGGVTGVMQASAPADYQLHDSYFIVAHFHYVIVGGVVFALLAGLHYWFPLIAGKMLSEKLGKITFWLFFIGFHLTFLIQHFLGLWGMPRRVFTYLPGQGYDIPNLVSSIGAILMAIAVIIEVLNVIITLIKGKKVGRDAWGDGRTLEWSLPVPTPHYNFAQTPLVRGLDAFWIEKKDNNGKILPAESLDEIHMPNNSFIPFMQAFGLFVASFGAMYFADGKEWALDAVKDLNEKPWAVFVLIIGLGITAGSMIVRSLKDDHGHHISKEELLEYERGER, encoded by the coding sequence GTGTCTACTCAAAGTAAAAAGGGGTTTGGAGCAACTGTTTGGGATTTTCTAACAACAGTTGACCACAAAAAAATTGCTATTTTGTATTTAATTGCTGGTGGATTATTCTTTGCTGTTGGTGGTATAGAAGCAATGTTAATCCGTATCCAGTTAGCAGTACCAGAAAATGATTTTGTTACTGCTGGATTATTCAATGAAATTATTACAATGCATGGTACGACTATGATTTTCTTAGCCGCAATGCCATTATTATTTGGTTACATGAATGCGGTTGTTCCATTACAAATTGGTGCACGAGATGTTGCGTTTCCATTCTTAAATGCTCTAGGTTTCTGGTTATTCTTCTTTGGAGGAATATTCTTAAACTTATCATGGTTCTTAGGTGGCGCGCCAAATGCAGGGTGGACATCTTATGCAAGTTTATCACTTGAATCGGCTGGACACGGTATTAATTTCTATGCATTAGGTTTACAAATTTCAGGTGCTGGTACATTGATTGCTGGTATTAACTTTGTTGCTACAATTGTAAATATGAGAGCACCAGGTATGACATATATGCGTATGCCTTTAATGACTTGGACAACATTTGTTGCTTCAACATTAATCGTATTTGCATTTCCACCATTAACAATCGGCTTATTCTTGTTAATTTTCGATAGAATGTTTGGTACTTCATTCTTCGTTGCTTCTCAAGGTGGTAACACAATTATTTGGGAACATTTATTCTGGATCTTCGGACATCCAGAAGTATATATTTTAGTATTACCAGCGTTTGGTATTTTCTCTGAAATCATACCTGTATTTTCTAGAAAACGTTTATTTGGTTATTCAGCAATGGTATTTGCAACTGTATTAATCGGTTTCTTAGGATTCATGGTTTGGGCTCACCATATGTTTACAGTTGGTTTAGGCCCAGTTGCTAACGCTATATTTGCAGTAGCTACAATGGCAATTGCAGTTCCAACAGGTGTTAAAATATTTAACTGGCTACTCACTGTTTGGGGTGGTAGCGTTGAATTTACAACACCAATGCTATATTCATTGTTCTTTATCCCATCATTCGTTATGGGTGGAGTAACAGGTGTCATGCAAGCATCAGCGCCAGCTGATTATCAACTACATGATTCATACTTCATTGTTGCTCACTTCCATTATGTTATCGTGGGCGGTGTCGTATTTGCACTTCTCGCAGGTCTGCATTATTGGTTCCCATTAATTGCAGGTAAAATGCTTAGTGAGAAGTTAGGTAAAATTACGTTCTGGTTATTCTTCATTGGATTCCATTTAACGTTCTTAATCCAACATTTCTTAGGACTATGGGGAATGCCTCGTCGAGTATTTACATACTTACCAGGACAAGGATATGACATTCCAAACTTAGTATCATCAATTGGTGCAATCTTAATGGCCATCGCTGTCATTATAGAAGTATTAAATGTTATTATTACATTGATTAAAGGTAAAAAAGTTGGAAGAGATGCTTGGGGAGATGGTCGTACTTTAGAATGGTCATTACCAGTACCAACACCTCATTATAACTTTGCACAAACACCACTTGTTCGTGGTTTAGATGCATTTTGGATTGAGAAGAAAGATAACAACGGTAAGATTTTACCTGCTGAATCGTTAGATGAGATACACATGCCTAATAATTCATTTATTCCATTTATGCAAGCGTTTGGTTTATTTGTAGCATCATTCGGTGCAATGTATTTTGCAGATGGAAAAGAGTGGGCTTTAGATGCAGTTAAAGACTTAAATGAAAAACCATGGGCAGTATTTGTGTTAATCATTGGTTTAGGTATTACTGCTGGAAGTATGATTGTAAGATCACTTAAAGATGATCATGGACATCATATTTCTAAAGAAGAGTTATTAGAGTATGAAAGAGGTGAGCGTTAA
- the coxB gene encoding cytochrome c oxidase subunit II, whose amino-acid sequence MKTRLKNTKMFGLLATLLFVLAGCGEPHLSVLRPAGEVADKQFFLLMLSIGIMLLVIVIVVIIFLIAMLKFRRKKLGEDFVPKDVEGNHKLELVWTIIPIILLIVLAIPTVMLTFSLGDTKAIDKVDEKGNSKELVIDVTANLYWWEFSYPNEKVVTSQELVVPTDKKVYFRLHSADVKHSFWVPAVGGKMDTNVEGINKFYLEFNDKKAKDVKNLFYGKCAELCGPSHALMDFKVKALPQDDFDKWVKDMKSIDKPVAATSSQAKEGEKVFNKSCAGCHAVTPTGEGAKGPNLTNFGDRDLIAGYLKHDDENLKKWIKDPESIKPGNKMTGQYKVSDEDIDALSAYLMERKVDK is encoded by the coding sequence ATGAAGACACGTTTAAAAAACACGAAAATGTTCGGTTTGCTTGCTACACTACTGTTTGTTCTAGCAGGGTGTGGCGAACCACATTTATCGGTACTTCGACCAGCTGGTGAAGTTGCTGATAAACAATTCTTTTTATTAATGCTTTCGATAGGCATTATGTTGCTTGTTATTGTTATAGTAGTTATTATTTTCTTAATTGCAATGCTTAAATTCCGTCGAAAAAAATTAGGAGAAGATTTTGTTCCTAAAGATGTGGAAGGGAACCACAAACTAGAATTAGTTTGGACAATCATCCCAATTATTTTACTTATTGTTTTAGCGATTCCAACTGTCATGCTTACATTCTCATTAGGAGATACGAAAGCAATTGACAAAGTAGATGAAAAAGGAAACAGTAAAGAACTTGTTATTGATGTTACAGCGAATCTTTATTGGTGGGAATTCAGCTATCCAAACGAGAAAGTCGTTACCAGCCAAGAATTAGTTGTACCTACAGATAAAAAAGTTTACTTCAGATTACATTCAGCTGATGTTAAACACTCATTCTGGGTACCAGCTGTCGGCGGTAAAATGGATACAAACGTTGAAGGCATAAATAAATTCTATCTTGAATTTAATGATAAAAAAGCCAAAGATGTTAAAAACTTATTCTATGGTAAGTGTGCTGAGTTATGTGGTCCATCACATGCTTTAATGGACTTTAAAGTGAAAGCCCTACCACAAGATGACTTTGACAAATGGGTTAAAGATATGAAATCTATTGATAAACCAGTAGCAGCGACTTCTAGTCAAGCTAAAGAAGGTGAAAAGGTATTTAATAAATCATGTGCAGGTTGTCACGCAGTAACACCAACTGGTGAAGGTGCTAAAGGCCCTAACTTAACTAACTTCGGTGATCGCGATTTAATCGCTGGTTATTTAAAACATGATGATGAAAACCTTAAAAAATGGATTAAAGACCCAGAAAGCATTAAGCCTGGTAATAAAATGACTGGTCAATACAAAGTTTCTGATGAAGACATTGATGCTTTATCTGCCTACTTAATGGAAAGAAAAGTTGATAAGTAA
- the cyoE gene encoding heme o synthase: MVTGRLTLYELKAIIKMGLVQGNLIPTFAGAWLAIVFGGFHFFQSLPVVLLMMVGTTLIMGGACAINNYYDQDIDSIMPSKQKRPTVNGRINDKHLIQLSFGLMIVGEILLFMINMQTGIIGLLGIFGYVVLYSIWSKRHTVWNTVVGSFPGAVPPLIGWACIDPSLSPLAWLLFLVLFAWQPAHFYALAYRRKDEYALAKVPMLPSVKSFNRTRLSMLFWVLLLLPLPFLMTQLGTAFIIIATLLNLAWMILAFYGFKKDINKSKWAMSMFIFSLNYLVIFFAMTVVVSVIQLI, translated from the coding sequence ATTGTGACAGGTAGACTTACGTTATATGAATTAAAAGCCATTATTAAAATGGGACTTGTTCAAGGGAATCTAATTCCAACATTTGCAGGTGCTTGGCTTGCAATTGTATTTGGTGGATTTCACTTCTTCCAAAGTTTGCCGGTAGTATTACTTATGATGGTCGGAACAACGTTAATTATGGGCGGAGCTTGTGCAATTAACAATTACTATGATCAAGATATAGATTCGATCATGCCATCTAAACAGAAAAGACCAACAGTTAATGGAAGAATTAATGACAAACACTTAATTCAACTCAGTTTTGGTTTGATGATTGTGGGTGAAATTTTATTATTCATGATTAATATGCAAACCGGAATCATTGGATTATTAGGCATATTTGGGTATGTCGTGTTGTACTCCATTTGGTCAAAAAGACATACAGTTTGGAATACTGTTGTAGGTAGTTTTCCAGGTGCAGTGCCACCACTAATTGGATGGGCTTGTATTGATCCATCATTAAGTCCACTAGCATGGTTACTATTTTTAGTGCTATTTGCATGGCAACCGGCACATTTCTATGCTTTAGCATATCGTCGTAAAGATGAATATGCATTAGCTAAAGTACCAATGTTGCCTTCAGTGAAAAGTTTCAATAGAACAAGATTAAGTATGTTGTTTTGGGTTTTATTATTATTACCGTTACCATTCTTAATGACACAACTAGGTACGGCATTTATTATCATCGCTACTTTACTTAATTTAGCGTGGATGATATTAGCTTTTTATGGTTTTAAAAAAGACATAAACAAATCAAAATGGGCGATGAGCATGTTTATTTTTTCTTTGAATTATCTTGTTATTTTCTTTGCTATGACGGTAGTAGTATCAGTCATACAGTTAATATAA
- a CDS encoding heme A synthase: MFSDKFLKWLSTIATIVMLFVQLGGALVTKTGSADGCGSSWPLCNGSFIPSNWPIETIIELAHRGVSGLALILVCLLSYLSWVKLGHIREVKPLCITSIAFIFAQALIGAAAVIWQQNDFILSLHFGISLISFASVLLLTLIIYEVDQKFEATRLVIDKHLKFHTYGVTFYIYIVIYSGALVRHADASLACLSWPLCHNGSLGLPGNFYEWVQMTHRTLAFFIFIWILYIFIYTFKKYSQYRVIKYGWTLAFILVCLQVTTGALSVLTRVNLFIALLHALFITMLFGLLCYFIMLIARSKRKS; encoded by the coding sequence TTGTTTAGTGATAAATTCTTAAAATGGCTATCTACTATAGCAACGATTGTGATGCTATTTGTACAATTAGGTGGAGCCTTAGTTACAAAGACAGGATCAGCTGATGGTTGCGGAAGTTCATGGCCATTATGTAACGGATCTTTCATCCCATCTAATTGGCCAATAGAAACAATTATAGAATTAGCACACAGAGGTGTTTCAGGATTAGCATTGATTCTTGTATGCTTATTATCATATTTAAGTTGGGTTAAACTCGGACATATTCGTGAAGTTAAACCACTTTGTATCACGAGTATTGCATTTATATTTGCACAAGCGTTAATTGGTGCCGCTGCCGTTATTTGGCAACAAAATGATTTCATTTTATCATTACACTTCGGTATTTCACTTATTAGTTTTGCATCTGTCTTATTACTTACATTAATTATTTATGAAGTCGATCAGAAATTCGAAGCAACGCGTTTAGTAATTGATAAGCATTTAAAATTCCATACTTACGGCGTTACATTTTATATTTATATCGTTATATATTCAGGAGCATTAGTAAGACATGCCGACGCAAGTTTAGCATGTTTAAGTTGGCCACTATGTCACAATGGTAGTCTTGGATTACCTGGAAACTTTTATGAGTGGGTGCAAATGACACACCGAACACTCGCCTTCTTTATATTTATTTGGATATTATATATCTTCATTTATACTTTCAAAAAGTATTCACAATATCGTGTCATTAAATATGGTTGGACATTAGCTTTCATACTTGTTTGTTTACAAGTAACAACAGGTGCTTTATCAGTTTTAACTAGAGTGAATTTATTTATCGCTTTATTACATGCATTATTTATTACGATGCTATTTGGTTTACTCTGTTATTTCATCATGTTGATTGCAAGATCCAAGAGAAAATCTTAA